Genomic DNA from Halomonas sp. BDJS001:
CCGCTCGCCATCGATGAATTTCCTGCCCTGTTTATCGCTGCCGCTAATGCCGAAGGCGTAACGCGGCTGCGAGGTGCTGAAGAGCTGCGCGTTAAAGAGTCGGATCGCCTTCAAGCCATGGCCGATGGTTTGGCTGTTTTAGGTGTGCAGCACACCACAGTAGAAGATGGTATCGATATTGTTGGCAATGGCGATGCACAAAAAGCCAGTTACGGCGGTGGGCGTGTCGATAGCCTGGGGGATCACCGCATTGCCATGGCGTTTGCCATTGCCTCGCTGCGCGCCAGTGACGACATCATTATTGAAGATTGCGCCAATGTGGCCACCTCGTTCCCTGACTTCGTCGAGTTAGCGACACGCATTGGTATGGGCGTTAGCGTGGAGGGTGCCTATGAGTGATCGCGTTGCCGCTGTTCCCGTGCTCACCATCGATGGCCCTGGCGGGGCGGGTAAAGGCACTATCAGTAGCTTGGTGGCCGAGCGCTTGGGCTGGCACCTGCTGGATAGCGGCGCGCTTTATCGGCTGACGGCACAAGCGGCGTTGAAGCATAGCGTGGCGGTCGACGATGAGGCTGGGCTTGCACGCCTGGCGGAGCGGTTGGATGTGGCCTTCCCGGTGGAGGAGGGCCAGCCGCGTACCTTTCTTGAAGGTGAAGATGTTGGTCAGCAAATCCGTACGGAGCAGGCCGGTGAGCGCGCTTCCCAGGTGGCAGCGCTGCCTGCGGTTCGTCAGGCGCTCTTACAACGCCAGCGCGATTTTTGCCAAGCTCCAGGGTTGGTAGCTGACGGTCGGGATATGGGCACCGTAGTGTTTCCCGACGCCCCGCTGAAGATTTTTTTAACCGCCAGTGCCGATGAACGGGCACGTCGGCGCTATCTGCAGTTGCAGGAAGCCGGGGTGGATGCTAGTCTTTCGAGTCTTTTAAAGGAGATTCAGGCACGCGATGCACGCGATACGCAGCGCAGTGTGGCTCCTCTCAAGCCGGCAGATGATGCCATTACGCTTGATACCACGCGCCTGAGCATACCGGAAGTGGTTGATCGACTGACCGAACTGCTCGCCCAAAGAGGGCTGGTAAGCGGCGTGTGATTCTCCCTTGCGGCGTTTTTGGATAGGTGTCACGACGTGGCAGGGCACTAAACTCACATCGGTGAGCCCGGTCAGGTCTAACCAGCGTTAACACCTCCAAAGGCTGAGTGACATTAGGCCCGCACTTGCTGGTGGTGCGGAGAAGGCATTTATGCCTCAACAACGTAATTACGTAGGAACACCATGAGCGAAAGCTTTGCTGAGCTGTTTGAACAGTCTCTTAACGACATCAACATGGAGCCAGGCGCAATTGTCGCGGCTCAGGTTGTCGACATTGACGGTGACTGGGTTACTGTCAACGCTGGTCTGAAATCTGAAGGTCAGATCCCTGCGTCACAATTCCGCGATGAGCACGGTAATCTGAACATCGCTATCGGTGACGACGTGCACGTTGCACTTGAAGCCGTAGAAGATGGTTTCGGTGAAACGCGTCTGTCTCGTGAAAAAGCCAAGCGTGCAGAAGCTTGGAAGATTCTTGAAGCAGCCTTCGAGAAAGACGAAATCATTAAGGGCGTTATTAACGGTAAGGTTAAAGGCGGCTTCACTGTCGAAGTTGACTCTATCCGCGCCTTCTTGCCTGGCTCGTTGGTTGACGTTCGTCCTGTTCGCGACACTGCGCACCTGGAAAACAAAGAGCTGGACTTTAAAGTCATCAAGCTCGATCCGAAGCGCAACAACGTTGTAGTATCACGTCGTGCGGTTCTGGAAGCAGAGAACAGTGCCGAGCGCGAAGCGCTGCTGGCGACTCTGCAAGAAGGCCAGCAGATCAAGGGTATCGTTAAGAACCTGACAGACTACGGTGCTTTCGTAGACCTGGGCGGTGTTGACGGCTTGCTGCACATTACAGACATGGCGTGGAAGCGTATCAAGCATCCGTCCGAAATCGTTGCCGTTGGCGACGAGATCAACGTCAAGGTTCTGAAGTTTGACCGTGAGCGTAACCGCGTATCACTGGGTCTCAAGCAGTTGGGCGAAGATCCGTGGGTCAACATTAAAGAGCGTTATCCGGAAGGCATGAAAGTGCACGCGGTCGTCACTAACCTGACTGACTACGGCTGCTTTGCCGAACTGGAAGAGGGTGTTGAAGGTCTGGTTCACGTCTCTGAAATGGACTGGACTAACAAAAACATCCATCCGTCTAAAGTCGTTCAAGTGGGCGATGATGTTGACGTCATGGTGTTGGATATCGACGAAGAGCGTCGTCGTATTTCCCTGGGTATCAAGCAGTGTACTGCTAACCCGTGGGAAACCTTCAACACTGACTACAACAAGGGCGACCGCGTTTCAGGTACCATCAAGTCAATTACTGATTTCGGTATCTTTATCGGCCTTGAAGGCGGTATTGACGGTCTTGTTCACTTGTCTGATATTTCTTGGACCGATACTGGTGAAGAAGCCGTACGCAACTTCAAGAAAGGCGACGAAGCTGAAGCCGTTATCCTGTCTATTGATCCTGAGCGTGAGCGCATCTCGCTGGGTATCAAGCAGATGGATTCTGACCCCGTTGCTGAGTACCTGTCAGTCAACGATAAGGGCAGCATCGTAACCGGTCGCGTCATTGAAGTTGATGCTAAAGAAGCTCAAGTTGAATTGGCGACTGACGTTATTGCGGTGCTGAAAGCCTCTGAAATCAGTGCTGACCGCGTAGAAGATGCGCGCAATGTGCTGAACGAAGGCGATAGCGTAGAAGCTCGTATTGTGAGCGTTGATCGTAAGAGCCGTCAGATTAATCTGTCGGTCAAAGCGAAAGACCAGGACGATACGCGTCAGAACCTGAAGAAGATGCGTGAGCAAGAGCCGGAAACAGCAGGTGGCCCGACCACCATCGGTGACTTGATCAAGCAGCAGATGGGCCAAGACTAACGATCAGTTA
This window encodes:
- the rpsA gene encoding 30S ribosomal protein S1, whose protein sequence is MSESFAELFEQSLNDINMEPGAIVAAQVVDIDGDWVTVNAGLKSEGQIPASQFRDEHGNLNIAIGDDVHVALEAVEDGFGETRLSREKAKRAEAWKILEAAFEKDEIIKGVINGKVKGGFTVEVDSIRAFLPGSLVDVRPVRDTAHLENKELDFKVIKLDPKRNNVVVSRRAVLEAENSAEREALLATLQEGQQIKGIVKNLTDYGAFVDLGGVDGLLHITDMAWKRIKHPSEIVAVGDEINVKVLKFDRERNRVSLGLKQLGEDPWVNIKERYPEGMKVHAVVTNLTDYGCFAELEEGVEGLVHVSEMDWTNKNIHPSKVVQVGDDVDVMVLDIDEERRRISLGIKQCTANPWETFNTDYNKGDRVSGTIKSITDFGIFIGLEGGIDGLVHLSDISWTDTGEEAVRNFKKGDEAEAVILSIDPERERISLGIKQMDSDPVAEYLSVNDKGSIVTGRVIEVDAKEAQVELATDVIAVLKASEISADRVEDARNVLNEGDSVEARIVSVDRKSRQINLSVKAKDQDDTRQNLKKMREQEPETAGGPTTIGDLIKQQMGQD
- the cmk gene encoding (d)CMP kinase; the protein is MSDRVAAVPVLTIDGPGGAGKGTISSLVAERLGWHLLDSGALYRLTAQAALKHSVAVDDEAGLARLAERLDVAFPVEEGQPRTFLEGEDVGQQIRTEQAGERASQVAALPAVRQALLQRQRDFCQAPGLVADGRDMGTVVFPDAPLKIFLTASADERARRRYLQLQEAGVDASLSSLLKEIQARDARDTQRSVAPLKPADDAITLDTTRLSIPEVVDRLTELLAQRGLVSGV